In Desulfomicrobium escambiense DSM 10707, one genomic interval encodes:
- a CDS encoding MBL fold metallo-hydrolase — protein sequence MLHVTAMPLGPLDTNCYVLHSDREAVVIDPGGDADEILSFLSSRKLALHSVLNTHLHFDHIQGNADLVAAAGVTVMANPKDAYLMQTELGGGGMMGFPRTPPFEITPLEEGELPLLGTTCRVLATPGHSPGSLSFYFETIGAVFVGDLIFYRSVGRTDFPGSSERELMRSVRTKIFTLPEDTVIYPGHGPETTVRQERLNNPFFTEFTH from the coding sequence ATGCTTCACGTGACCGCCATGCCCCTGGGGCCCCTGGATACCAACTGCTATGTCCTGCACTCCGACCGCGAGGCCGTGGTCATCGACCCGGGCGGGGACGCCGACGAGATCCTGTCCTTTCTCTCCTCCAGAAAGCTCGCCCTGCACAGCGTTCTCAACACGCATCTGCACTTCGATCACATCCAGGGCAACGCCGACCTGGTGGCGGCCGCGGGCGTGACGGTCATGGCCAATCCCAAGGACGCCTATCTCATGCAGACGGAGCTCGGCGGGGGCGGCATGATGGGGTTTCCCCGCACGCCTCCCTTCGAGATCACCCCGCTGGAGGAGGGCGAACTGCCCCTTTTGGGCACGACGTGCCGTGTCCTGGCAACCCCCGGTCACAGCCCGGGCAGCCTGTCCTTCTACTTCGAGACGATCGGGGCCGTCTTCGTCGGCGACCTGATCTTCTACCGCTCCGTGGGGCGCACCGATTTTCCCGGCAGCTCCGAGAGGGAGCTCATGCGTTCCGTGCGCACCAAGATTTTCACCCTGCCCGAGGACACCGTGATCTATCCCGGCCACGGGCCCGAGACCACGGTGCGGCAGGAACGGCTCAACAACCCATTTTTCACCGAGTTCACCCACTAG